From Streptomyces sp. TLI_235, a single genomic window includes:
- a CDS encoding amphi-Trp domain-containing protein: protein MKDLKFEQKRSLSRIEAAAQLEALAAALRHGGSAELELGPGVLTLRVPDELHTELEVEAGEGEIELEIELKWSTEAD from the coding sequence GTGAAGGATCTCAAGTTCGAGCAGAAGCGCTCGCTGTCGCGGATCGAGGCCGCGGCGCAGCTGGAGGCGCTGGCGGCCGCGCTGCGGCACGGCGGTTCGGCGGAGTTGGAACTCGGCCCCGGGGTGCTGACGCTGCGCGTTCCCGACGAGCTGCACACCGAGCTGGAGGTGGAGGCGGGCGAGGGCGAGATCGAGTTGGAGATCGAGCTGAAGTGGTCGACCGAGGCCGACTGA